In Deltaproteobacteria bacterium, a single window of DNA contains:
- a CDS encoding thioredoxin domain-containing protein — protein sequence MRKIYIALLLFTFAGFVASLLMSRLHMKLEQGAGFEERSFCTISEVVDCDTAIASRYARIAGIPTAYLGSLYYLFVLFATFYAWAVEQGRKATVSFLMAGSALATLYSIVLAYFAFYQLRIVCLLCTTTYLVNLAHILLFPRVLEVRWHRIPVYLWEYLKSIFGLGAIQTKILPHLAIFLLVMGGGVFFFRGLAKGADERKISEVKIPDEAVLKYFYAQTPIEFQLREAVSRGPEKAKVTIVDFSDFQCPFCKRAAFTLKPYLGELKSQVRLIYVNYPLDNACNPAIQRPFHPVSCLAAKAALCAQGQGKFWEYHDLVFENQKRLSRTTLLQLANQAGLDETTFNNCLVSLETENRLGQEIKEAERFGVRGTPALFVNGRPLSNWTDPHVFRLVVESELKQP from the coding sequence ATGCGAAAAATTTATATCGCCCTCCTTCTTTTTACCTTTGCCGGTTTTGTCGCCTCTCTTCTCATGTCCCGCCTCCATATGAAGCTGGAGCAGGGGGCGGGCTTTGAGGAGAGGAGTTTTTGTACCATCTCGGAGGTTGTCGATTGTGACACTGCCATCGCCAGCCGGTATGCGAGGATCGCCGGGATACCGACCGCCTACCTTGGTTCCCTCTACTACCTTTTTGTCCTGTTTGCGACGTTCTATGCCTGGGCCGTTGAGCAAGGGAGAAAGGCGACCGTTTCATTTCTGATGGCCGGTTCGGCCCTGGCGACTCTCTACAGTATTGTGCTTGCCTATTTCGCATTTTATCAGCTTCGGATTGTCTGTCTCCTCTGCACCACAACCTACCTTGTCAACCTGGCCCACATCCTCCTGTTTCCGCGCGTTCTGGAAGTTAGGTGGCATCGTATCCCGGTTTATCTTTGGGAGTATCTCAAATCGATTTTTGGCTTAGGGGCTATTCAGACGAAAATCCTGCCTCATCTGGCAATTTTTCTTTTGGTTATGGGTGGAGGTGTATTTTTCTTTCGTGGGTTGGCAAAAGGGGCCGATGAAAGAAAAATATCTGAGGTCAAGATCCCTGACGAGGCAGTGCTCAAGTATTTTTATGCCCAGACTCCGATTGAATTTCAGTTAAGGGAGGCTGTCAGTCGTGGTCCGGAAAAGGCCAAGGTGACCATTGTTGATTTTTCTGACTTCCAATGTCCGTTCTGTAAACGTGCCGCCTTCACGCTAAAACCTTATTTGGGAGAGCTTAAAAGCCAGGTACGTTTGATTTATGTCAATTACCCCCTCGATAACGCCTGCAATCCGGCGATCCAAAGGCCGTTTCATCCCGTCTCCTGTCTTGCCGCCAAGGCGGCGCTTTGTGCCCAGGGTCAGGGAAAGTTCTGGGAGTATCATGACCTTGTTTTTGAGAACCAGAAGAGACTGTCACGCACAACGCTGCTCCAATTGGCGAATCAGGCCGGTTTGGATGAGACCACATTCAATAACTGTCTTGTCTCTCTCGAGACGGAAAACCGGCTTGGGCAGGAGATCAAGGAGGCCGAGAGGTTCGGTGTTCGTGGAACCCCGGCCCTCTTTGTTAATGGGCGGCCGCTTTCGAACTGGACGGATCCGCACGTTTTTCGGCTGGTTGTTGAGTCGGAGCTGAAACAGCCTTAA
- a CDS encoding DUF4340 domain-containing protein gives MTLLAVLLLIGLVVYIHYFEKDRDDGDTITLYTLSKTEIQSVEMTEGGKSLKIERDQNGTWRLDIDSILAFWSEPQVKKLESSEPIKEFAKFGLEPPEKRLRLTLKTGESKLLRVGKKTAVGWERYLQLEGSPNLYLMPDYRAADLTTDEKRFKAVSAPTQQPAEKRADPSSSKAAAH, from the coding sequence ATGACATTGCTAGCCGTCCTGCTTCTCATCGGCCTTGTCGTCTACATCCACTATTTTGAAAAAGATCGGGACGATGGCGATACAATAACCCTTTACACACTCTCCAAGACAGAGATCCAGTCGGTCGAGATGACCGAGGGAGGGAAATCCCTCAAGATCGAGCGGGATCAGAACGGAACATGGAGGCTCGATATTGATTCCATTCTTGCCTTCTGGTCTGAACCTCAGGTCAAAAAGCTGGAATCTTCAGAACCGATCAAAGAATTCGCAAAATTTGGCCTCGAACCACCAGAAAAGAGACTCCGGCTGACCCTTAAAACGGGGGAATCCAAGCTCTTGAGGGTAGGCAAAAAGACAGCGGTGGGATGGGAGCGCTACCTTCAACTGGAGGGATCACCGAACCTTTATCTCATGCCGGATTACCGAGCCGCCGATCTGACGACTGATGAAAAGAGGTTTAAGGCTGTTTCAGCTCCGACTCAACAACCAGCCGAAAAACGTGCGGATCCGTCCAGTTCGAAAGCGGCCGCCCATTAA